One genomic segment of Streptomyces sp. RerS4 includes these proteins:
- a CDS encoding sugar ABC transporter permease, whose product MAAAFLLPALVLLGALVVHPIGYSLYRSLFDRSGDTFVGAGNYREILTDTTIRTALKNTAVWVVLAPVTATALGLIFAVLTERVRWGTAFKLLVFMPMAISMLAAGIIFRLVYDHDPDRGVANAVWVGVHDTFASSSAFPKARPGRDSPLQPAAGGAFVTRDPVRAGVPALLPLVGVAPEALPEGTRTASNAEAAPGKVTGTVWQDFTRGGGGATNVVDPTESGLSGIRVEAVKDGRVVASTTARPDGTFTLPAAADGALLRLPAANFREAYAGVEWLGPTLVTPAVIGAYVWMWAGFAMVLIGAGLAAVPRELLEAARVDGANEWQVFRRITVPLLAPVLAVVLITLVINVMKIFDLVFVIAPGAVQDDANVLALQLYRTSFGTDADPGLGSAIAVLLLVLVVPVMLVNIRRMRKEASR is encoded by the coding sequence ATAGCGGCGGCGTTCCTGCTGCCGGCGCTGGTGCTGCTGGGGGCGCTCGTCGTCCATCCCATCGGCTACTCCCTCTACCGCAGCCTCTTCGACCGCTCCGGCGACACCTTCGTCGGCGCGGGCAACTACCGGGAGATCCTGACCGATACGACGATCCGGACCGCGCTGAAGAACACGGCGGTGTGGGTGGTGCTCGCGCCGGTCACGGCGACCGCCCTCGGCCTGATCTTCGCGGTGCTGACCGAACGGGTGCGCTGGGGCACGGCGTTCAAGCTGCTGGTGTTCATGCCGATGGCGATCTCGATGCTGGCGGCGGGCATCATCTTCCGGCTCGTCTACGACCACGACCCCGACCGGGGTGTGGCCAACGCGGTCTGGGTCGGGGTGCACGACACGTTCGCGTCCTCCTCGGCCTTCCCCAAGGCCCGGCCGGGCCGGGACTCCCCGCTCCAGCCGGCCGCCGGCGGCGCCTTCGTGACGCGCGATCCCGTACGGGCGGGCGTACCGGCGCTGCTCCCGCTGGTCGGGGTGGCACCGGAGGCGCTGCCCGAGGGGACCCGTACGGCGAGCAACGCCGAGGCGGCGCCGGGGAAGGTGACCGGCACCGTCTGGCAGGACTTCACCCGGGGCGGGGGCGGCGCGACGAACGTGGTCGACCCGACGGAGTCGGGGCTGTCCGGGATCCGGGTCGAGGCGGTCAAGGACGGACGGGTGGTGGCGTCGACGACGGCCCGCCCGGACGGCACCTTCACCCTGCCCGCGGCGGCCGACGGGGCGCTGTTGCGGCTGCCGGCGGCGAACTTCCGGGAGGCGTACGCGGGGGTGGAGTGGCTGGGCCCGACGCTGGTGACGCCGGCGGTGATCGGGGCGTACGTGTGGATGTGGGCCGGTTTCGCGATGGTGCTGATCGGGGCCGGGCTGGCCGCCGTACCGCGTGAGCTGCTGGAGGCGGCGCGGGTGGACGGGGCGAACGAGTGGCAGGTGTTCCGGCGGATCACCGTACCGCTGTTGGCGCCGGTCCTGGCGGTGGTGCTGATCACCCTCGTGATCAACGTGATGAAGATCTTCGACCTGGTCTTCGTGATCGCACCGGGCGCGGTCCAGGACGACGCGAACGTGCTCGCGCTCCAGCTGTACCGGACCTCGTTCGGGACGGACGCCGATCCGGGGCTCGGCAGCGCCATCGCCGTGTTGCTCCTGGTGCTGGTGGTGCCGGTGATGCTGGTGAACATCCGCAGGATGCGCAAGGAGGCCTCCCGATGA
- a CDS encoding FHA domain-containing protein has product MQIRLTVLGPRGGHHAATAPARCDVLVTAPAGTALAAVASGLAATVGGPDTGGTVVLYAGTRRLDAQRTVLGEPPLVDGAVLALNAPAAEAEAGVLPEDEPEPAPQLHVVAGPDAGGVHLLHPGAVRVGRSADADVPLDDPDVSRLHCAVTVQADGRVAVADLGSTNGTTLDGVPVGVRAVPLTPGALLRIGESTLRLAPGPARAPLAVVPDLEGHLNLPQPPEASAPDPAPAAPRRRRRVRRRAPPRRPGRGRAPRRADQRGRGLRRARPSYEPRHRPLAAAWASARGPASWCAGTRRATPPRRSPRPRHRRPRRRRPGDAAAGRARPDGPAVVAPPRPRRVPGGGARRGQPGRVARRGLARDLRAPAPTDRRGPLGDRPARRPARPRAAGDRPAGLRPRPARAGTPPRLGLAGLAAPRTARARPGLPAAARLRPRAGGRPPRRVDPSPGRGPARPALGRRRSGGAARGRVRLRRSAHAPRRGRRPGRGFPARGRRPARLARRGRRGPRPGPRRGPAGRPHLPGPRHVRQRLRGQSRLPGLRHGRPAERGRRHCRTHLRGRRRHARPAGYDGRRGRGLRRLGGAVRPRPGPAARGRHGPRGGRLPAAAASLPATSRLLDELGLARATPASLMARWAAATDEGQGVGGLAEVVFGSGLRGPVAAELVHDGPHLHVEGPAGSGRTELLRSLAASLSAAARPDRLGLLLLDGAGGGRGEGLAPCTDLPHVSAHLVASDPLRMREFAQALGAELKRRHELLDGTPFAQWHARRELSDRMVSPRPPSPGELRGDLDSPRTGTLRLRAAAPRTDPAPGPSPLPRLVVLVDDFDALVAPGLGSTGRPAAGSVVRILEGVAREGARLGVHLITASARPDRTAETEPARLATLRVELDAPDQPAPGRGVLRYADGRTVPFQAGRVTGRIPRTATLRPTVVPVEWDRMGDPPARRPVRELGNGPTDLALLASALDRASHLVSAVPVPFPPAP; this is encoded by the coding sequence ATGCAGATCCGGCTGACCGTCCTTGGGCCACGCGGCGGCCACCACGCCGCCACCGCCCCGGCCCGCTGTGACGTACTCGTCACCGCGCCCGCCGGCACCGCCCTGGCCGCCGTGGCCTCGGGGCTCGCGGCCACCGTCGGCGGTCCCGACACCGGCGGCACGGTGGTGCTGTACGCGGGCACGCGCCGCCTCGACGCCCAGCGCACGGTGCTGGGCGAGCCCCCGCTCGTGGACGGGGCCGTCCTGGCCCTGAACGCCCCGGCGGCGGAGGCCGAGGCCGGCGTCCTGCCCGAGGACGAACCGGAGCCGGCCCCGCAGCTGCACGTGGTGGCCGGTCCCGACGCGGGCGGGGTGCACCTGCTGCACCCCGGGGCCGTACGCGTCGGCCGCTCGGCGGACGCGGACGTGCCGCTGGACGACCCCGACGTGTCGCGGCTGCACTGCGCCGTCACCGTCCAGGCGGACGGCCGGGTGGCGGTGGCCGACCTGGGCTCCACGAACGGCACGACGCTGGACGGCGTCCCCGTCGGAGTGCGGGCCGTCCCGCTGACGCCCGGGGCGCTGCTGCGGATCGGCGAGTCCACGCTGCGGCTGGCGCCCGGCCCCGCGCGGGCGCCGCTGGCGGTGGTCCCGGACCTGGAGGGGCACCTGAACCTCCCGCAGCCGCCCGAAGCCTCCGCTCCCGACCCCGCGCCGGCCGCCCCGCGCCGGAGGCGCCGCGTACGCCGGCGAGCGCCGCCCCGACGCCCCGGGCGCGGGCGCGCACCCCGGCGGGCCGACCAGCGCGGGCGCGGACTCCGCCGCGCACGCCCCTCGTACGAGCCCCGCCACAGGCCCCTCGCCGCCGCCTGGGCATCGGCGCGTGGGCCCGCAAGCTGGTGCGCGGGGACGAGGAGGGCGACGCCGCCCCGGCGGAGCCCGAGGCCCCGCCACCGCCGTCCCCGCCGCCGACGACCCGGCGACGCTGCTGCTGGCCGCGCTCGGCCCGACGGACCGGCTGTGGTCGCGCCGCCCCGGCCGCGGCGGGTTCCTGGAGGTGGGGCTCGGCGCGGGCAGCCGGGTCGCGTTGCGCGACGCGGGCTCGCTCGGGATCTGCGGGCCCCGGCCCCGACTGACCGGCGTGGCCCGCTCGGTGATCGCCCAGCTCGCCGCCCTGCACGCCCCCGGGCAGCTGGAGATCGTCCTGCTGGCCTGCGACCGCGCCCTGCCCGTGCAGGAACGCCGCCGCGACTGGGGCTGGCTGGGCTGGCTGCCCCACGTACGGCCCGCGCACGGCCAGGACTGCCGGCTGCTGCTCGCCTACGACCGCGAGCAGGCGGCCGCCCGCCTCGGCGAGTTGACCCGTCGCCTGGACGAGGGCCCGCTCGGCCCGCACTGGGCCGCCGCCGATCCGGCGGCGCTGCGCGAGGCCGCGTACGCCTACGACGGTCCGCGCACGCTCCTCGTCGTGGACGGCGACCCGGGCGCGGGTTCCCTGCGCGAGGTCGCCGGCCGGCTCGCCTCGCACGGCGCGGTCGCCGGGGTCCACGTCCTGGTCCTCGCCGAGGCCCCGCCGGCCGGCCCCACCTCCCCGGTCCCCGCCACGTACGACAGCGCCTGCGCGGCCAGTCCCGCCTTCCGGGACTGCGGCATGGCCGCCCTGCTGAGCGGGGACGTCGCCACTGCCGTACGCACCTTCGCGGTCGGCGGCGGCATGCCCGTCCAGCCGGGTACGACGGCCGTCGCGGACGCGGTCTCCGCCGCCTGGGCGGAGCGGTTCGCCCGCGCCCTGGCCCCGCTGCGCGCGGACGGCACGGCCCCCGAGGCGGCCGGCTACCGGCGGCGGCGGCGAGCCTGCCCGCGACCTCGCGGCTCCTGGACGAACTGGGCCTGGCGCGGGCCACCCCGGCCTCCCTCATGGCCCGCTGGGCCGCCGCCACCGACGAGGGCCAGGGCGTCGGGGGACTCGCCGAGGTGGTGTTCGGCAGCGGCCTGCGCGGCCCCGTCGCCGCCGAGCTGGTCCACGACGGCCCGCACCTGCACGTGGAGGGTCCCGCCGGCAGCGGTCGCACCGAGCTGCTGCGCTCGCTGGCCGCCTCACTGTCGGCGGCGGCCCGCCCCGACCGCCTGGGTCTGCTCCTGCTGGACGGCGCCGGCGGCGGGCGCGGCGAGGGCCTGGCCCCGTGTACGGACCTCCCGCACGTGTCGGCGCACCTCGTGGCCTCGGACCCGCTGCGCATGCGGGAGTTCGCGCAGGCCCTCGGCGCGGAGCTGAAGCGCCGCCACGAGCTGCTGGACGGGACCCCGTTCGCGCAGTGGCACGCCCGCCGGGAGCTGTCGGACCGGATGGTCTCCCCGCGCCCGCCGAGCCCCGGCGAGCTGCGCGGCGACCTGGACTCCCCGCGCACCGGCACCCTGCGGCTGCGCGCGGCGGCGCCGCGTACGGATCCGGCGCCGGGGCCGAGCCCGCTGCCCCGACTGGTGGTGCTGGTGGACGACTTCGACGCGCTGGTCGCCCCGGGCCTGGGCAGTACGGGCCGGCCGGCCGCCGGTTCGGTGGTGCGCATCCTGGAGGGCGTGGCCCGTGAGGGTGCCCGGCTCGGGGTGCACCTGATCACCGCCAGCGCCCGCCCGGACCGTACGGCGGAGACGGAACCGGCGCGGCTGGCGACGCTGCGGGTGGAGCTCGACGCCCCCGACCAGCCGGCCCCGGGCCGCGGCGTGTTGCGGTACGCCGACGGGCGGACGGTCCCCTTCCAGGCGGGCCGGGTCACCGGCCGGATCCCCCGGACGGCGACCTTGAGGCCGACCGTGGTGCCGGTGGAGTGGGACCGCATGGGTGATCCGCCGGCCCGGCGCCCGGTGCGCGAGCTGGGCAACGGTCCGACCGACCTGGCGTTGCTGGCCAGCGCCCTGGACCGGGCCTCGCACCTGGTCTCGGCCGTGCCGGTGCCGTTCCCGCCGGCCCCCTGA
- a CDS encoding serine/threonine-protein kinase gives MRPVGSKYLLEEPLGRGATGTVWRARQRETAGAEAAVAGQPGETVAIKVLKEELAQDPDIVMRFLRERSVLLRLTHPNIVRTRDLVVEGDLLALVMDLVDGPDLHKYIRENGPFSPVAASLLTAQIADALAASHADGVVHRDLKPANVLLDESHGQMKPMLTDFGIARLADSPGLTRTHEFVGTPAYVAPESAEGRPQTSAVDIYGAGILLYELVTGRPPFAGGTALEVLHRHLSEEPQRPSTVPEPLWIVIERCLRKEPDERPSAENLARGLRVVAAGIKVHSSPDEVEAALGVGALLGPDPSPAPVPTTPPGPFASSPQPQDAYDPNAMTSVLPPIGGADATTVLPATGAPGAPDPTSVMPPVQQPDAPHPWQSQMAAARDRNEQTQMHYLDPSEDPLRRRPQRQAPPPPQHRPRPPQHQQQHQPPPQQHQPPRPQQQYQQPPQPQYQQPQPPPQPYAPPQHYQPQPPPQQYQPQPPQQQPQPQRPPRQQQPPREPRPPREPRRRSANPVRIPGLGCLKGCLVMIVLLFVAGWLVWELTPLQEWIGTGRGWWDQVWTWGTQAADFIGSIGDSTGTGTP, from the coding sequence GTGCGGCCAGTCGGCAGCAAGTACCTGCTCGAGGAGCCGCTCGGACGCGGCGCCACGGGCACTGTCTGGCGTGCCCGCCAGCGGGAGACCGCCGGCGCGGAGGCAGCCGTCGCCGGGCAGCCCGGCGAGACCGTGGCCATCAAGGTCCTCAAGGAGGAGCTGGCCCAGGACCCGGACATCGTCATGCGCTTCCTGCGCGAGCGGTCCGTCCTGCTGCGGCTGACCCACCCCAACATCGTCCGCACCCGCGACCTCGTCGTCGAGGGCGACCTGCTGGCCCTGGTCATGGACCTGGTCGACGGCCCGGACCTGCACAAGTACATCCGCGAGAACGGCCCCTTCAGCCCCGTCGCCGCGAGCCTGCTCACCGCGCAGATCGCCGACGCGCTCGCCGCGAGCCACGCCGACGGCGTCGTCCACCGCGACCTGAAGCCGGCCAACGTGCTGCTCGACGAGAGCCACGGCCAGATGAAGCCGATGCTCACCGACTTCGGCATCGCGCGCCTGGCCGACTCCCCGGGCCTGACCCGCACGCACGAGTTCGTCGGCACCCCCGCCTACGTGGCCCCCGAATCCGCCGAGGGCCGCCCGCAGACCTCCGCCGTCGACATCTACGGCGCCGGCATCCTCCTCTACGAGCTGGTCACCGGCCGCCCGCCGTTCGCCGGCGGCACCGCGCTCGAAGTGCTCCACCGCCACCTCAGCGAGGAGCCGCAGCGCCCCTCCACCGTGCCCGAGCCGCTGTGGATCGTCATCGAGCGCTGCCTGCGCAAGGAGCCCGACGAGCGCCCCAGCGCCGAGAACCTGGCGCGCGGGCTGCGCGTGGTCGCCGCCGGCATCAAGGTGCACTCCTCGCCCGACGAGGTCGAGGCCGCGCTCGGCGTCGGCGCCCTGCTCGGCCCCGACCCCTCGCCCGCGCCGGTGCCCACGACCCCGCCGGGCCCCTTCGCGTCGAGCCCGCAGCCGCAGGACGCGTACGACCCGAACGCCATGACCAGCGTGCTCCCGCCCATCGGCGGGGCCGACGCGACCACCGTGCTGCCGGCCACCGGCGCGCCCGGGGCGCCCGACCCGACCTCGGTCATGCCGCCGGTGCAGCAGCCCGACGCCCCGCACCCGTGGCAGTCGCAGATGGCGGCCGCCCGGGACCGCAACGAGCAGACGCAGATGCACTACCTCGACCCGAGCGAGGACCCGCTGCGCCGCCGCCCGCAGCGCCAGGCGCCCCCGCCGCCGCAGCACCGGCCGCGTCCCCCGCAGCACCAGCAGCAGCACCAGCCGCCGCCGCAGCAGCACCAGCCGCCGCGCCCGCAGCAGCAGTACCAGCAGCCTCCGCAGCCGCAGTACCAGCAGCCGCAGCCGCCGCCCCAGCCGTACGCGCCGCCGCAGCACTACCAGCCGCAGCCGCCACCCCAGCAGTACCAGCCGCAGCCCCCGCAGCAGCAGCCTCAGCCGCAGCGACCGCCCCGGCAGCAGCAGCCCCCGCGCGAGCCGCGTCCGCCGCGCGAGCCGCGCCGGCGCAGCGCCAACCCGGTCCGGATCCCGGGCCTCGGCTGCCTCAAGGGCTGCCTCGTCATGATCGTCCTGCTGTTCGTGGCGGGCTGGCTCGTCTGGGAGCTGACCCCGCTCCAGGAGTGGATCGGCACCGGCAGGGGCTGGTGGGACCAGGTGTGGACCTGGGGTACCCAGGCCGCCGACTTCATCGGCTCCATCGGCGACTCGACCGGCACCGGCACTCCCTGA
- a CDS encoding ABC transporter substrate-binding protein — MREHGKSRTNIGWAALAVAGALTLSACGGGGGDGNAGPQDPSADAGRSSAPRVTLPKLTGEKLEVAAVWTGPEQANFVKVLKEFEKRTGASVTFVPAQDPIVTFLGTKIAGGQPPDVALLPQVGALVSAVKNKWAQPLGPEARAQLDANYSDGWKKLGAVDGTQYGVYYKAANKSLIWYNAKAFEAAGVKPPKTWKELITAADTLSASGTPAVSVAGADGWTLTDWFENVYLSQAGPQKYDQLAKHEIKWTDDSVKQALTTLGELFGREDFLAGGKSGALATEFPKSVTQTFTGGDRPASAMVFEGDFVAVNIAQTEAKVGEDALVFPFPAVGAKAPVVSGGDMAVALKPSKGAQALLTFLASPDAAEIQAREGGFVSPNKAVDPSAYPNAIQRDIAKALIAAGDDFRFDLSDQAPAAFGGTPGAGEWKALQDFLANPSDVAGIQARLEADASKAYGN; from the coding sequence ATGCGCGAGCACGGAAAGAGCCGGACGAACATCGGGTGGGCGGCGCTGGCCGTCGCGGGCGCCCTCACCCTGTCCGCGTGCGGCGGCGGAGGAGGAGACGGGAACGCCGGGCCGCAGGACCCGTCGGCCGACGCGGGCCGTTCGTCCGCGCCCCGGGTGACGTTACCGAAGCTGACCGGCGAGAAGCTGGAGGTCGCGGCGGTCTGGACGGGGCCCGAGCAGGCCAACTTCGTCAAGGTGCTGAAGGAGTTCGAGAAGCGCACGGGCGCGAGCGTGACCTTCGTACCGGCGCAGGACCCGATCGTCACCTTCCTCGGTACCAAGATCGCGGGCGGTCAGCCGCCGGACGTGGCGCTGCTGCCGCAGGTCGGTGCGCTGGTCTCGGCGGTGAAGAACAAGTGGGCACAGCCGCTGGGCCCGGAGGCGCGGGCGCAGCTCGACGCGAACTACAGCGACGGCTGGAAGAAGCTGGGCGCAGTCGACGGCACCCAGTACGGCGTCTACTACAAGGCCGCCAACAAATCGCTGATCTGGTACAACGCGAAGGCCTTCGAGGCGGCGGGCGTGAAGCCGCCGAAGACCTGGAAGGAACTGATCACGGCGGCCGACACGCTGTCCGCCTCGGGCACCCCGGCGGTGTCGGTGGCCGGCGCGGACGGCTGGACCCTCACCGACTGGTTCGAGAACGTCTACCTCTCGCAGGCGGGCCCGCAGAAGTACGACCAGTTGGCCAAGCACGAGATCAAGTGGACGGACGACAGCGTCAAGCAGGCGCTGACGACGCTCGGCGAGCTGTTCGGCCGCGAGGACTTCCTGGCGGGCGGGAAGAGCGGGGCGCTGGCGACGGAGTTCCCGAAGTCGGTGACGCAGACGTTCACCGGCGGCGACCGGCCGGCGTCGGCGATGGTCTTCGAGGGCGACTTCGTGGCGGTGAACATCGCGCAGACGGAGGCGAAGGTGGGTGAGGACGCGCTGGTGTTCCCCTTCCCGGCGGTCGGTGCGAAGGCGCCGGTGGTCTCGGGCGGTGACATGGCGGTCGCGCTGAAGCCGTCGAAGGGCGCGCAGGCGCTGCTGACGTTCCTGGCGTCGCCGGACGCGGCGGAGATCCAGGCCCGTGAGGGCGGGTTCGTCTCCCCGAACAAGGCGGTGGACCCGAGCGCGTACCCGAACGCGATCCAGCGGGACATCGCGAAGGCGCTGATCGCGGCGGGCGACGACTTCCGCTTCGACCTGTCGGACCAGGCTCCGGCCGCCTTCGGCGGGACGCCGGGCGCGGGCGAGTGGAAGGCGCTCCAGGACTTCCTGGCGAACCCGTCGGACGTGGCGGGGATCCAGGCGAGGCTGGAGGCGGACGCGTCCAAGGCCTACGGGAACTGA